One Plasmodium yoelii strain 17X genome assembly, chromosome: 5 genomic window, TCATTACATATTAGCTTATACCCCTTCTTGGTTGTATATTTGGactttttatttcatcttgTGATTAAAAATACGAGTatagtacatatattaaattagtgttcaaattataaaaaaataaagatgtaatacttagccctaaccccaATATGGGTTACATAAACACAACcctgacccacaacataaaaactatataaaaattactcAATAGACAGTTTTTTATCGTATAccaatcattattattattcctgaaataatcattactcttcgaatcatatattaatgattcattctcttctttatattttttattttttctcttaatttttgtttttgaaatcgtttccgaaatccaaataacgaatactaatataaaatgttaagaaacgtatgatttatttgttaacgtttgcatatatataatgaaaataatttttcaagtctttattatttaccttgtaagaaattcctaaaagaaatgctattgcaccaaatatcgataaaactgtaaataatttgtttgttaCCGATGAACTTGATGATGCATCTTGAGAAATTGGTTCTAATCTTTGTACATGTTGTTCAGGATTTTGTTCAAAACTTTGTACACATTTTTTTGGTTTTTCTATCGCTGGGAAGGATGAATTGGGACATTTAACATCactatatttctttttaaaattatcataatcatttgataaagtaCACAATAGTTTATTAAAGGAACTATCATTAGTAATACTAGAATCTCCATTAagtttattatatgtttcaACAAATTCATTAGCATCACTCAAACATTTTGTGCAATCTGATGTTCTATCATTAAATCTACtatacatgttacataatgatttaaatggagcataaaatttagacaatTTTTCATTAGTAATTTCCATCaattctttttttgtatatataagatCATTATAATTTCTACAACCATCAACACCATTTATAggatttttatacttttcttgattataaatatatattttataaaaatttgttaGAATGTTTCCTGTGTTATCctttaggtttaacatatgACTTAACCATATGAGAATGTATTCAATAGCattgatattattttttacattattattaaacaAACCAGAACTCCCAAAGAATTTATTAatcaaatgaaaaaatacaGCATCCATTTTTTCGAGAGGACCACCACATtcatatttaaaacaataactatttaaaaaagttttATCATTAAATTGATACTTTTCATCATCGGTCAATGTATCGGGAAAATCCTCCCATATACTCACAAAGCtttcacactaagaaaatatttaaaaacaattattagaaatgtatattattgaacattttattaaaataaagtttaatgatatttaaatataataaaatatcaaaacatgtaaaggaaattattattattaacaaatgtatataccacttccttattcattataatggaatCTTATTTTTGATTTCTAAATTGAGTAGAATCATTCTGTTTTATATAGACTCACCCCAACATGTGATgcaaatactttaaccctatatataacaactgtttgtagttaaatatattataagtttttcaataattaaattaatataaaataataatacagtagtattactaaaatcatattatacttattttatgacaattagctgaattaccttaaatataGGATTGCTTAATACagttttgattaaatataaatataatgaattttatacaaaaaatgctgttcttactaacatctggtataactttattataaaaattaatataattttataaataatttaaagtatgtttgaatataggaaatgaatatatttatatcttatgttttaatgattgtccttctaaaacttaaatattgtatatatctaaaaaataaaaagttctattattactataatcattaaaagtatataaataatcattttttaaatatattaaatttttatatacttgtttcttataatatataatatagttttttctaaaatgatattattttcgaattaagttgcatctttcccttttttaattgcatatacataattttaatattatttttatttaatatatatcaattccaattatatttaacattttcaataactttagttttattcctatataattaaatttagaaatataccttattagataattttataatatattttgcacatctttctcacggtttaaaacgacaattagcactgtaaccatatatttatatgcttaaataagacttttaatgcatattgtttttaaaatgatacttagtaaatattaatacataaataactattgatgcaaactttaaagtataatataaaactatgcgtaattaaattgttatatttacattttagataggagagataagggaattatacttttttaagacaaggatATGGCCATATAAAATTTACCTATTCTATATAGCTAATTATGTATTGTATTCCTTTAACATTAAAGCTTTCAATTCgtgtatacattaaaaattccttagaattattttctaaatatatagtttgcttttatattttataataaactatatttagttttattatgaaaaactataaaattattaatattatttttcttggtagtgttaattctaatattatagcATTAAATCTTACTTTAATAagtgttataatatttcatttgatgttttgtgcatataattttaatcttattacaagtttaataatatatatcaacgtATTCGAatcaaattaatttaatgattttttcgtatttaatattttatctattgttattactattattattgttactgctATATCGCTGTATAGTACAACGTAATAATTAATGcgcttaataaaaataatttaaatcaatgTATGATATTCCTACGTTTCATAGTTTTTAAATCAAGTGTTTttaaacatttatattattccgTAATGAcaatatatttgtgaatttgtatatatataataacctaataaaaatattattagttcaaattaaattaattattacatactttttatatatacttttcattaatatataattgtatatgcttcctaaatttaacatatttcagtattatttattggtatagcattttactagtttatatatatattataacaataacgttaattttatataccaaGTTGATTATAAGTATAACaaactataatattaaattttattaatatatttatattttttcttttaactatttaaaaattaatttatttgtgcctcaaaactataaagtttaaaaattaataatgattaatctaatattatacctttatagtaaataaattaatgtatacagaactatttctataatttgaatttaaagctttagcataaaatgaaactatatataatcgaaagttaaaaggataatatgtttatatctataatgtagttattaatatgtatatttttattgtattactaaaaatgttagatgcataaaacatcttttatagatattgtTGTGTTGTTGAacctcgatcgatattttatgaatctatacTTTATGActacctattatatattggtaaatgtttaattaacaatataaatatacccATTAACCTGaaagtatattataatgtaggaAACCGTTTCAAATgaatcaaattataattatactccgatatataaaattattatactgttcgtttataaaaatacgatttgaatcaaaataaatatgatacaaataataagtt contains:
- a CDS encoding PIR protein, producing the protein MNKEVCESFVSIWEDFPDTLTDDEKYQFNDKTFLNSYCFKYECGGPLEKMDAVFFHLINKFFGSSGLFNNNVKNNINAIEYILIWLSHMLNLKDNTGNILTNFYKIYIYNQEKYKNPINGVDGCRNYNDLIYTKKELMEITNEKLSKFYAPFKSLCNMYSRFNDRTSDCTKCLSDANEFVETYNKLNGDSSITNDSSFNKLLCTLSNDYDNFKKKYSDVKCPNSSFPAIEKPKKCVQSFEQNPEQHVQRLEPISQDASSSSSVTNKLFTVLSIFGAIAFLLGISYKYSLFGFRKRFQKQKLREKIKNIKKRMNH